AAACACCAGCATGATCAAGAGGCCTTCCAGACTAGAACCGGATGCCGCTGCATTCATCTGCATCGCATAGGTCAAGCCGCATGGAAGAAAACCGAGCAAAAGGCCGGTTAAAAATGTCGCTACCAACTCATACCGCTGACCAAGCCGTTCCAATTTCAGGTGAAAAAAAGAGTGTCTCGGCAGATGAGCGTTATAAATGGGCAATGTGTACCGCCGAAAAGTCCACAGCAGAATGAGCAGTCCGCCAATGATGCTGGCCGCTCCTTGGAAACCTACAAAGCTGCCAGCCACATCCAGGAAAGAGCCCACCATCCCCATAAAACCTCCGATCACTGTGTACGTTGTCACTCTGCCAGCGTTGTAGGCTAACACAGAAGCAAGCGGAGAACTGCTGGTTCGAAGGGCCAGAGACGAAACAATCCCTCCGCACATAATCAGACAATGCGGCGCCCCCATCAAGCCAGTCAGTGCTACTAACAGCAATCCGCTCCCCGTCAAGGCCATGCTCTTACACCCCGCTGTACCCATAACTGGGGGCCAAGCGAATGACCGACAACCAGCAAAGAACTGACTTCCATACCGGTTGTAATCTCTGCTTTTGGCTTCAAATCCTGTCCGAGCCTTCCTCCATCTATTTTCGGTTTCCCCCACATACGTAATATCGTTCCAAGAAGCATTCCATCCCCCTTCCCGGCCACATTTTATATGCCGTTCTTCATAGGTTTGCCACATCCATTCATTGTATGAAGGTGCGCAAATATTAAGAATAGCTATGAGGCTGCGTGATTATGGGGTTGGAGAAATTAGAGCTAGGTTTTCTACTAATATATTGATAGGTTACAAATTATGGTATATGCTATAAGCACTACAACTGAAGAGGTGCATATCCTAATGAAAAAGACTTTTGTATTACTTTTGATGCTGGCATTGTTCATTCCGTCACAGGCTTTTGCAGCATCCGTTTCTACGTCTGAGATTCATAAACTGTACTTTAAGGACTATAACGCACAGGTGAAAAAAGTGAAGGCTGCCCAAAAAGCGTACAAGCACCCTGTGTGCGTGAATGTGACCTCGCTAACCACTCAATTCAAACAACTTTCTACTGAATATAACAGCCTTAAGAAGGCTAAAGCCAGTAAAGAAGCGTTGAGCCAAGCGAAAATGTCACTTGATAAGGCAAAAAAAAGTCTCAGCGAAGCAAAGAAAACTTGTAGCAAGCAGACATCCGACATGAAAAAAAGAAGCAACGTCATGCTAAAGAAATTGAACAAATACAAATCCGACAGCATTCAAGAGATCAAGTCTTATATGCAAGGCAAAAGTAAAATGTCTTCGGAAGAGTTCAGCAAGTACATATCTGGAATGAACACTTATATCAATACCAGCATCGAAGAAATTTTAGTTTTCCTTGGGGCACCAGCGGCAGGTTGAATCCTGTCGCTTTTTTTATTGCAAACTTATTGAGTTCAAGCCAAACGCTAGTCCCACATCGCATACCCTTATATGCCACACCACTCATTACTTCATGCTTTCAACTGAATGTGGTCCGAATACCGGGGCTAATTTAGATGCAGACAATTGCTCACTTAAACCGAAATATTCACAAAAATTCATAATCATCGGATTCCATTTCGAAGGATCAATATAATTTGATTGGCCATCTATAAGAAGATTTTCCTCGATATGAACCTTTTCAATATGCACTTCGATGGCAACAAGTGAACTTGGTTCTTCAAAAGGATGGAGCTTTACAAACCTCGCTTCCAGATGGACGGGGCATTCTTTCACACGCGGCGCTTGAACAAGCTGGGACGGAAGTTGATTTAACCCTGCGACACCAAATTTATTCGCCTCGAACTTATATCCCCTCTCTGCTTTCGACTCAGGGACTGGGTTGCGACCTGTCAACAGGGTCAGACGATCAACTGCGGGAATCAAGTCAATCGACGGGAGATTAAGCACACACTCACCTTCACGGATCATATTTTGCACAGTCTGAGACTTGCTGCTCATTCCAAGCATACATGATTGATTGAGCCACCAGGCAGAGGACATCGGAGCCAGGTTGGGGGTGCCGTCTTCGT
Above is a window of Paenibacillus sp. FSL K6-1330 DNA encoding:
- a CDS encoding sulfite exporter TauE/SafE family protein, whose amino-acid sequence is MALTGSGLLLVALTGLMGAPHCLIMCGGIVSSLALRTSSSPLASVLAYNAGRVTTYTVIGGFMGMVGSFLDVAGSFVGFQGAASIIGGLLILLWTFRRYTLPIYNAHLPRHSFFHLKLERLGQRYELVATFLTGLLLGFLPCGLTYAMQMNAAASGSSLEGLLIMLVFGLSTFPILLLTGLSAGSLTKKWRRGMRKFGGFLAFLMGVLSILKGLSVNGWIPGIHPWLW
- a CDS encoding flavin reductase family protein, which encodes MHKVINPKIHYFGTSVVLISTINEDGTPNLAPMSSAWWLNQSCMLGMSSKSQTVQNMIREGECVLNLPSIDLIPAVDRLTLLTGRNPVPESKAERGYKFEANKFGVAGLNQLPSQLVQAPRVKECPVHLEARFVKLHPFEEPSSLVAIEVHIEKVHIEENLLIDGQSNYIDPSKWNPMIMNFCEYFGLSEQLSASKLAPVFGPHSVESMK